Sequence from the Magallana gigas chromosome 4, xbMagGiga1.1, whole genome shotgun sequence genome:
TGTACTaggtttttggtttttaatagaACTCAGTATTAACTAATGCAAGAAATGTTTCTCTAAAACCAGTCATTGTAAATCTTAAGCTGGCATGTGCTTTCAAAGTTGGAAGATTTCAGTTTTCTAACAGTTTTGCTACATTTTATTATGGTTTGAATTTCATCTTGtaagaatatgaaatatttataaacgaTACCCATATATTTAAGACCTCCAAGACAAAGGGATTAGTAGATAAAAGTATCAACTGAAagtaatattttgtttgataattttgtaataataattaatctgcttatgatacatgtacttggaaTAATTAAGTATTTTTATGGGCTTAATTTCAATTATTCTCATTATAATATGTTAATCTAAAATGAAAGTGATTACATCAAGATATGAGTTCCTGGTATTTTCTGTACTTTTGGTTTAATATATTCTTGTTTGGTTAAATATGTTACATTGATTATTCTTAAAAGATTTGAGAGTCTAACaaaatctgttttgttttttgaagcACCAGTACCATACTAAAATAGAGGATTTTTTGGATAGGATACAAGTTTAAATGGTCAAATGTTTGATAGAAAAGGTAAAGTATGATAATGTGTGTTTGATGTGTAGGTTTGTGCCAGGGGAATAAAACGAAAGAAAGAGGCAAGGGTAgaatgaagagagagagagagagagagagagagagagagagagagagagagagagagagagagagagtttaaaattaaagtaattGCAGTTCTGACAAgtaaaaaagagaaagagaagAGGAGAGATATTAAAGTTAATAGTCCTCCCAATAGTGAAGATAGTAGATGAtatgagaaagagagagagagagagagagagagagatatgagTGATGAATGAACAAATCAGAAGAGAAATAAAACTCGAAAACCTGATTCATTAGAACGTTTGAGAAGAAGGTGAATATTTGTCATTTCAGCTGTTGTCAGTACTGGAGTCAGTGCTGAGTAAACTTGCCAGATATGATGAGGGAACattcttttcttcaatattatcaCTAACAGTATGTACTCTCTCattacatatttgaaatatctcaaataaatacattaaaacttttcaataaATGCTATATATCAATGTATTAATTTCAACTGCATTTAATTGAATAGAAACCAGTGAATGAGCTGGGCAAAGCTTATGTTGATTTCATGAGAGGAAATCTGGACATTCTTAGGCAGAAAATTGCAGATGAGTTATTTACTCTGTCTATTTTTGAGGTGAGGTGCCCAATTATTAAAGAAGTCAGGCTTTCCTTAATAACAGTATTCTAGCAATGATGCAGATTTTTGTGAAATGaatttgttgaaatttaataatgaaattaacatGGATGTGAATcttcataaattatatttatatctacCTTACTGTCAAAAGTAGTCTTAGGGACAAAAATcgtaaaataagattttaagaaATTGATTTAGTTAAAGTGTATTGGTAAATCTAAATACTGATGATTTTCTGCCTTGGACATTACAGCAATGGTACACAGGTCAGATGAAGATGATCTGCGATTGGTTGTCTGACCGACTGGACCTGAGTCTCCACCCCTACCAGTTAACCTGTGTCATGACCATCAACAGGGTGAGTCCCGGGCCTCCATATCTCAATgtgaggctggatggtcaacaaattaaccatcagatcttcctaaaattttaagacatgatttgttaagctataaactatgATTCAGTAAAGAagaaatccatatattttacctttcagATTAGGGTATTTTCCTATAGTTTTGAATAGAGCTCTTCTTTAAAGGGAGAGCAATggagtctaaaaatggccacaaccattgGGCCCTCTTGATGTGAAAACGGGATCTATATTTTGTCAACTCTCAATGAATTGAAATTGTAATCATGTCTTCATTAATTTTGCTATCCATATTTTGTGGATTGTCCTAATTATTTGCTCATGTATATGATAGTCTTATTATGAACCTCAAAGCAAAGCAGAATCAATGTAATGTAATCAATTCTACAATTCATGACTCTATGTAGTTTGGCatcctttttaatttaaatttgtggaCTGTCAAGTAATTACTGTGTAATTTGGACTTATTAGTGGTCGTTAAACTAGTGTGGTGTGTTTTGTTTCAGAAATGTTTCTCTGACTTTGAGCTGCAAGGTGTTCCAGAGAATGCACTCAATGCCAAAACCTACCAGACCATCTGTAGCAGACTACAGGTATTGCTTCTGCCCATACTCTGTAAAGataatggtcaaataaaaaatcctATGCAATGTGTGATTTTGATttgattcttatatatatttctttgaataCAACTAAAGATCATGAGTGGTTTTGCTTGATATCAATACAAACCTGAATTCAAATGATTTACTTAATAAAGGATTGATTGAATTTTGTTAAGTGTAAGCATTTTTCAGTGAAAGAATTTAAAAGATGAAGCATGTACAATTCAAAATGAAGTAGACTGTttcacaaaatttttattttattaaattttgtccATAGATGTACTGTAAATGTTTGTTGTACTTGTATAAGTATAATATTCTGTTTGAATTTAAGGTTGAGGAGGCCACACAATCTGTAACTCAGTCAGAGAACAGTAGTAAGACTTCAagattcctggggggtgggggtagCTCCATGGGATGAGCCAGCAGTGGTACTGGGAGCCAGGCCAGTGGTGACGAGTCTGACTGAGGGAGAGGCGGGTTTTTTATGATGGAGAGGTGGAGTTTCGAGAGGGAGCAGGATTATGAGGAAAGGGTAGTGTTCTATGATGGTGGTTCATGAGGTTATAAGAGTTAGGGGTTGGGGCTTTATGAGGGAGGGGCGGGGTTATAGTTCTGTGATCTGCTGTTTTACACGTCATCTTTGTTTTCCTGTTGAGGTCGACACACTTCTCAGTTCTATGGAGTTTAGCTTTACTGTGTGAGAAGTTTAGACTAGATGTGTTCAATTCAGACTTTACGGTGTGTAGAAAGTTTTATTTCATGTATCTGAGTGCGTTAGAAAAATTTACAAGACTTAATTGTTGCTCTCAAAGGCTCCGATCTGTCTGACTGATTCACTTTGTGCTaaagtttatcaaaatttttgtaattctttttttttgcaaagggcAACAAATTGCTTTATAGACAAATTCATGTTTAGAATAGAATATCTTCGTCTTTGCTAAAGcaaaattttatacatgtattttatgagTACATTAGTCAAGATAAAGAAGGCataattatttcttaatttttcaacgTGATTCTGTTAGTAAAATTTTCCTTTCTCTCCAATTCTTGTAACaaggtattgataatttttacttcttaatatcaatacatgtacttataggCCTAAAATAAATCAGAGTAAATGATGACATTTTCTTATGTTGAAGCATAATactaatatattgtatatttaaatatgtatttagaTTGTAGTATTGTAACTGCTGCTTGgtttttatatcaaatcaatGAGCCCATGATTGAAAActgtgtaaaatattttttccttttgttaattgccatattttttttttacaagaaaggGAGTAGAAGTAAGCTATAAAATTGGAAGGGTAGATTCTGTATTTAAACCATATAAGTGTTGTGGAGCCGTAAAGGAGAATAAgttatattttacattatacAGATTTATTTACTAAGCTAAAACTATCATGCCTTTGGGTGAAGCTTTGTTGAATTGCAAGTGGAAAATTTCTGTCTAAGCTTTGGTAATAATTTCCACTTTTGATGGAATACTTTTGTCATATCACTGCCAATTCTTTATTAAGTAATTAATCATTTactatttattcgtttgatgagatatcggctcttctgattggttgaaaaatttctttgatacctgcatcaataaaatttttgccggatctacttttctcaactgctctgatctaacactatttatagaacgggaatttccaggataaacactgtcaacaaaatgttaagttgtgtctgttttattgtcagcaaacaaaatgcaaacttgtgaatataaaaacttgaaagtttaaccttcaaaaataaacaaaacactttgtttgattcacgaaatagaaaattaagcgtcttctcacgatttcgtctgcttgagatcaatcaacatttacagcgaggctggctgttccttttccaggaatattataacgaatatataggcctataaactttcacggtaacactgctgttcaaatttggtaacgataatttttacatttacacacttagatgatcggtcatcaaaataagcgtcgtaaagaaaagctatgagtgatgcatcaactccttctgcgcattccaagcggctgatataccatttaagtgcatcactggctatctagttaccacaaagtttacaaaagtcgcttatacatactattctctgtcggcatatcagctattttcgtccacgatcgcttttccttggatggttattccagcgatctcacatgaaaactagttttaatacgagtttttctgcacagtgaatgatatcacaagctatcgcatgtattttccttttgttttcaattcagctggttcagattttaactcactatttgtgtttaatccattaaattcagcccagtagctctgcatcagctgaaggcgaatccattttgaattttgttgctgttgttgttttgtattcatacgcgccgcttcatttacattatttacatttctgatcaatgacacttcacatttttttatttgaaaatgttttattaaatgataagaaatgaagataataatttttctattgatcgacgtatcaaagaaaaaattgaccggaaaactttttcatcaatgcacttcgcgcattgatgaagttttccggtcaattttttctttgatacgtcgatcaaaagaaaaattattatcttcatttcttaaatcactgGTAAATGATGTTATTGATAAAAACtggttgtttttttcttatacatgtatacaaaatatcaagatGCAGAATGATgcaattttttgaaacattttgtttatttttgattgtttgtgagattactagtataaacatgtacaaggttgtttttgtttttactgtGAACTTATttcagaatattttatttttatcaggcATTCCAGACTGtttttgattatatttataatattatgtcACGACATAACATAGTTATGCATTCcaagttattttttttgtgtaaagaACATTCCAAAAATTTAAGTACAAAATCTCTTTATAAGCGATCACAAATGTGATGGCACTGATTTGGACTTCTCAACTTTGTCTTTTTACGGAGTAAGAACcagtaactgttgaaatttgacagatttttcaaatcaaggagctatattatgtaatttcaatataaacaattgaaataaTTGTAGCTGCTTTATGATATATGTCAAAATGTGCTGGTTTAGTAATTAAGACCTTCCTGTGGTGTTTTTCTATCAAACAAAAGGCTCAttcatgctttttaaaataggTCATCAAAATGTGTAGCAATTAAAGAAGCAATGTggattaattacatgtatctagagACTTTATGTAGCTGTTTGTAATTTATTGCTGTGAAGTTCATATATGTATAGCATTCCTTTAGGATAAAGGTTAGTAGATCTGATAATTGATCAATTTTCCTGCAAAATTTTGATCCAGAATTTCTCTCTACATTAACTATGACCAAAGATGTCTAGCATTTTTTGGTTTCATTTATATCATCCTCCTGAGGCTGTTGCTGtgctacatttgtatttttggtTGAGctcatgcatttaattttgtgttctATTGAGTGATAGTagagattattattttttctgcagAATTTTCACTAGTTTACATCATGAAATCTACAATTTTACATGAACAGTTTTAATTCAACATGAAATCCATataatacataggaaaaatttGCTTTTATGACTAGAAGTTACAGTATTTCTATGTGAGAAGAAATCCAATTTAATAAAGACAGAAAACTAAGATACAAATTATAATGtgctttttacatgtacaacacaaTGCTGTCAATCTGTGCtagaaaatcaaatttatacaAATAGCTTAAGGTTACATTTATGAAATCCATCTGGATGTCAGTTGGAATGATCCAGTTGGCCCCATTTCAAGGCGGTCGTTGGAATCAGTCTTCATGTTGTTTCTTCTTGTTATTGAGAATTATGCAATCTGCGTGCAATATTTATTAAAGTCTGATGACCCATATTAAAGATGTAGAATAATGGTATTgcgttaatttttttcaaacctaGTAAATTTACTATCGAGAAGAGGAACGGTTTTTATGGTGTTGTAGATACTATTT
This genomic interval carries:
- the LOC136274885 gene encoding calcium-dependent secretion activator 1-like; translated protein: MVKCLIEKLLSVLESVLSKLARYDEGTFFSSILSLTKPVNELGKAYVDFMRGNLDILRQKIADELFTLSIFEQWYTGQMKMICDWLSDRLDLSLHPYQLTCVMTINRKCFSDFELQGVPENALNAKTYQTICSRLQVEEATQSVTQSENSSKTSRFLGGGGSSMG